A single window of Nicotiana tomentosiformis chromosome 1, ASM39032v3, whole genome shotgun sequence DNA harbors:
- the LOC138899427 gene encoding uncharacterized protein produces the protein MGIVETIGVDFPAFSVSGPAKKWWRDYLLTRPAGSPALTWDQFSQLYLEKFLPITLREEYRRQFEYLQQGSMTVTQYETRFVDLARHVLIILLTERERMRRFIDGLAQLLRLQMAKDTGSEISFQAAASVVRRVEIAGV, from the coding sequence atgggtatagtggaaaCCATTGGGGTCGATTTTCCTGCATTTTCGGTGTCAGGtcctgccaagaaatggtggagagattatttgttgaccagaccagctggatcgcctgctcttacttgggaccagttctctcagctctacttggagaagtttctacctatcacattgagagaggagtatcGCCGTCAGTTCGAGTATCTCcagcaaggcagtatgactgttactcagtatgagacccgttttgttgatttggcccgtcatgttcTTATTATTCTTCTtaccgagagagagaggatgagaaggtttattgacggacttgctcagcttctcagattgcagatggctaaggacactgggagtgagatttcttttcaggcggctgctagtGTCGTTAGGCGGGTCGAGATtgcaggggtctga